In the Elizabethkingia bruuniana genome, GATAAAAGAATTAGTTATTTCCCAAGCTCACAACTTATATAAAATGTATAACAAAGGACTATTTGCTAATTGGGTTCCCAAACCGCTACAGTTACTTCTTATAGCAATATTTTCTGCATTCACGATGTCGTTGTCGGGAGTGAATACAGGGAATATTACCTATATGTACAGCAGCATGGGGAGTATGTCGGAATACTTTTCTATGGCCAATTATGCAACAACAATCGGAATGGGAGCAGTAATGCCTCTCGTCATGCGGTTTAAATTTCGTTTTAAAGTCAGAGATAAATTAACATTTGCATTTGTTTTTATTGCTGCGCTAAGCCTGTTCAGTGCTACAACCAATCAGCCGGAACTTATTGTATTTACAGCATTTCTCGTAGGATTTATGAAAATGTTTGTTATGATAGAATTCTTTCTGCCTCTCATGATGATTCTGAGTCCGGACGGTAACAGAGGGAAATTCTATTCTGTTTTCTATCCGTTTGCTATTATTGTTAGTCAGATTATCAACTATATTTCTGTAGATATTTCTGTGCGTTACAATTGGGAACATTTCTATGTACTGACAGCTATAGGAGCCTTGCTTATGGCATTATTATGCTGGATATTCATGCACAACCAATATTTTTCTGTAAAGATGCCATTGTACTATATCGACTGGCTGAGTGTATTATTGTTTGCAGCAACTTTTCTGTTCTCTGCTTATGTGTTTACATTCGGAAAACAACAGGACTGGCTGAATTCACCGAAAATAATAGATGCCAGCATTGCTGCATTTGCATGTTTTGTAATGCTGGCCTTCAGACAGACAAGATTGAAAAGACCCTACATATCTTTTAAAATTTTTAAAAGAAAAAATGTCTACAGCGGATTATTGATGTTACTAATGCTCGGTATGTTTCTGGCCACAGGAACAGTACAGAATATATTTGCTGTAAGTATACTGGGATATGATCTTGTAACCAATGCAGAACTGAATCTGTGGATGATTCCGGGAATGGTAGCTTCAGGCGTTATGGGCATGATGTGGTTCAAACAAAACATAAATATTAAATTCTTTGTATTATCAGGCTTTGCAGCATTAATAGCTTATTGTATTATCATGTATTTTTCAATGGTTCCGGAGATGAACTTTGAAAGATGGTACCTGCCAATGATCTTAAAAGGCTATGGTATGTGCAGTCTGTATATTACGGTCTGGTTTTACATGATGGATAAGCTGGATATTAATGATATGATGGCAGCTATCGGATTGGCACTTGTATGGCGGTCTTTTATTGCAGTAGCCGTTTTTAGTGCTTTGTTTTATTGGTTCCAGTACGATTTTCAGGTAACAAGTCTTGGAGATATGGCAGTATATCTGGATGGTATTAATCTGAGCCAGCCTGCAGCCATACAAAACCTAAAAGTGTTTCAGATCAATGCTATTTTAGCCGCTAATAAAAAGCTTTTCGGATATATTATTATCGCTGGAATAGGAATTATGATCTATGTGTTGCAACATGGTTTTGGTAAAGAAAGATTTACTTCATACAACCGCTATGTACGTCTGATTAAAGGAAGAGGGCTCATAGCACAACGAAGAAGAAGAGAGCAGCTTATTCTGGAAAGAAGTGCTGAAGGTATAAAAGATGCAGCAGGGTCTGCATTTTAGGAAAAAATTCCTTGTTTTTCATGCGAATCCCCAATGCTTCATTGCTGCGGGGATTCTTTTTTTGTAGTTTTGAAGTCTGAACTGATATTAGCTTAAAAGCATGAAAGATTTGATGGGAAAGGCAATCTGGGATTATTTTCATAATCAGAATCCTGAAGATTTGCAGACAGAAACTTCTATTTCGGAATTAGATGACTTACCGGTTGCTTATTTGTTTCGTGATTTTGATGAAATGAATGATTTGGAGCAAGCGGCTCTTGAACTGACAACAGGAAAAATACTGGATGTAGGAGCTGGAGCAGGTTCACATAGTTTATATCTTCAGGACGAAAGGAGAATGAATGTAACAGCACTGGATATTTCCCCAAAATCTGTTGAGGTTTGCAAAGAAAGAGGTATTAGCAAGGCTGTATGCAAATCTGTTCTGGACTTCTCGGATGAAAAATTTGATACCATCTTATTGCTGATGAATGGTACCGGAATTTTTGAAAGTCTGGCAAAGATTGATGTATATCTCCAAAAGCTGAGAACTTTGCTTAATGGTGGTGGACAGGTCTTAATTGACAGTACAGACATTTTGTATATGTTCGATAGAGATGAAGACGGCGGTGTTTATATTCCGGCAGGTGGTTATTATGGCGAACTAGGTTATACCGTTCATTATAAAGGGGAATCCGAAGAGCCTATTACCTGGCTGTATCTGGATTTCAATACTCTGAAAAATGCAGCGGAACACAATGGTTTTTCTATCGAAAAAGTACTGCAGGATGAAGATTCTTTCCTGGCGAGATTAACATTATAAGAGTTGTTTAAATATTATAGTTAATACTCTTCGATAGTTCGTCAGGCTCACTACAAACTTTACTCAAAGTGACATTGCTCGTTCGAAATATATTACTCTTAGAGGTGGCAGACTGAGCTTGTCGAAGTCTAATATTTTTTGAATTGAAATTTAGACAGGCTCTGAATTATGTGGTAATATTGTTTAAAATGCCATTATTTTGTTTAATAAATAATGCGAAAATAAGTTCTGTGGATTGATATAGATTAGAAATGCCATTATACAAGCTAATATGACTGGTAATAGCAATGATTCGGCTCTGTAAGGAAGTTTTTTAGGCATTACTAACACAGAAGTTGCATATAGAATTAAGCTTCCTGTTATAATGGAAAATGTTTCAGGACTATAGCGTGAATGCGTCTTATTATCATTAAGTGTTGAAATTGCATCCAGTAAATAATATTGAACAAAGGGATAGATAAACCCAAATAACAGAACAAAGATTACCGAAGTATATTTCTTTACCTTAATAAAATTTAAAGCTAATAATATAGCTCCGGGTATGGTTCCGAATAATGTACTTAATACAACAATAGAACCTAGCGAATAAAGTTTAATAGCATTGGGATCATCTGTGATATGGTCTTCCCAAATTTCATTTTCTTCAGTAGCTTCAGCTATTTCAGCTTCTTTTTTGTCCTGAATCATTTTTTGAATCAAAGCACTTTCCTGATCTGAAAATTGATGCCCTCTTTCGTTCAGAATTTCAAAAGCCATTTGTACAGCCTCCGGAGTGAAGCGGCTTTCTGATGATATATATTTTTTCAGGTCAGTATCTGAAAGTTTTTCTAAAGTACTTTTCTTTACCATAATGCTCATAAAAAATGGGCACCTGGTGCCCATTTATATAATTGTAATCAGAAATTATTTAATCTCAATTCCGTTTTCTACTGTTTCATCCGGAGTTACGAAAGACAATTTTCCGTCTGGTTTAGTGGTCAGAAGGAACATTCCCTGAGACTCAATTCCACGGATTTTTCTTGGAGCAAGATTCAAAAGAATCATAACCTGCTTACCAATTAATTCTTCAGGATTGAAGCTTTCAGCTACACCCGAAACTACAGTTCTGATGTCTACACCTGTATCTACTTTGAATTTTAAAAGCTTATCTGCTTTTTCTACTTTCTCAGCTTCAAGGATAGTTGCTGTTCTTAAATCGATTTTTCCAAAGTCATCAAAAGTGATTTCTTCTTTCATAGGATTAGCGTTAGGGTTGGTCTTTTTATTATCTTGTTTTGTCTGTTCCAGCTTTTGGATTTGTGCTTCAATTACATCATCTTCAATTTTTGAGAAAAGAAGAAATGCTTCATTGATCTGATGCCCGCTAGGAACAAGAACTTTATTGTTTTCTAAATTTGTCCAGTCTGTTTTAGTAGCGTTGAACATATTCAACAACTTCTCAGAGCTAAATGGCATAAATGGTTCAGATAGCTGAGCTAAAGCAACGGCTAATTGAGCACCTACGAAAAGAGAATGTGCTGCTTTTTCAGGATTATCTTTAATGGTCTTCCAAGGCTCTTCTGTTTGCAGGTATTGGTTACCAAAACGTGCAAGATTCATCAATGCAGATAAAGCATTTCTGAACTCAAACTTGTCTAAGAATTCAGCAATCTCTTTTGCAGCCTTGTTTATTTCAGCTAATTCTGGTGTATTAACATCTCCCTGAGGAACAACACCATCATAATATTTATGAATTAATACCGCAACTCTGTTGATGAAGTTACCAAAAATACCTACAAGTTCTGAATTGTTCTTGGTTTGGAAATCCTTCCATGTAAAGTTATTATCCTTGGTTTCAGGTGCAGAAGATAGCAGAGCATAACGCAATACATCTTGTTGTCCCGGGAATTCTTCTACATATTCATGTGCCCATACTGCCCAGTTTCTGGAAGTAGAAATTTTATCATTTTCCAGATTCAGGAATTCAAATGCAGGTACATTTTTAGGCATAATATAATCACCGTGAGCCTTCATCATAGCTGGGAAAATAATACAGTGGAATACAATATTATCTTTTCCGATGAAATGGATCAGGTCGCTGTCTTCATTTTGCCAGTAATCTTTCCAGTCCTTACCATTTTTCTCAGCCCATTCTTTGGTAAAAGAAATATAACCGATAGGAGCGTCGAACCATACATATAATACTTTTCCTTCAGCATTTGGTAACGGAACCGGAACTCCCCAGTTAAGGTCTCTCGTCATAGCACGAGGCTTCAACCCGTCATTTAACCAAGATTTTACTTGTCCGTATACATTAGGCTTCCAGTCATCCTTATGACCTTCAATAATCCATTCATTCAGGAAGTTTTCATAATCGTTTAATGGAAGATACCAGTTCTTTGTTTCTTTCAGAACCGGAACATTTCCGCTTAACATCGATTTAGGATTGATCAGCTCAGACGGAGAAAGGGTAGAACCACATTTCTCACACTGATCACCGTAAGCATTTTCGTTGCCACAGTTAGGGCATGTTCCAACGATATAACGGTCAGCAAGAAATTCTCCTGCCTGCTCGTCAAAGTATTGTTCAGAAACCTCTTCAGTAAACTTTTCTTTATCGTAAAGCGTTTTAAAGAAGTCTTGTGAAGTTTCATAATGTTTTTTAGAAGTCGTTCTGGAATACTCGTCAAATGAAATTCCGAGGTCTGCAAAAGACTTCTTAATAATCTCGTGATATTTGTCTACTATATCCTGAGGTGTAACACCTTCTTTTTTAGCACGTATAGTAATTGGGATTCCGTGTTCGTCGGAACCACAGATAAAAGCAACATCTTTTCCTAATCTTCTCTGAAATCTCGCATAGACATCTGCAGGAATATAAACACCTGCTAAATGCCCAATATGAACCGGTCCGTTTGCATAAGGCAAAGCTGCCGTAATCATCTTTCTTGTAGACATTATTTTCTAGTTTTTTGCAAATATACGGATAATGCTAAAGAAAAAGGCCAAGCATCATGTCTGACCTTTACTGTATTTAAATAATAAGTGATTAGAATGCTAAACCTAAGCCTACCTGGAATACATTATTCTTCGATTTGCTATAGCTATATCCGATAGGATTGTCTGTTTTACCGATATTCGTTAAACCTGCTACATAACGGGCATTTATCCCTAGATTTGGTGTAATATTGAAACCAAGACCTACTCCTAAACCAAAGTTGAATGTATTCAAATTATCTGTAGCTGTTTTTGTCCAGTCATCTACAGAAACATTACCATTACCATCTTTTAATTTGTTTTTAGCGCTTATCAGAAAACTGAATTCCGGACCTGCTTCTAAATAAAACTGTTGAGTGGCGTTGAACTGAAACATTACCGGTACAGAGATGTAACCTAAGTTGGTGCTGTAAGAATTCTGATTGTCTCTTCCGAAAGTTACTTTAGAGCCTAAATCGTTGTAAATAACCTCTGGCTGAATACTGAAATTGGAAGAAAGGGGTGCGTTCAAGAAAACACCAGCGTTGAAGCCTATCTTAGACTTTGTGTCGCTAAGACCTCCGTTTTCAGAAATTGAAGAAACGTTCATACCCGCTTTAATACCGAATTTCGGACCTACTTGTGAAAAGGCAAAAGTTCCTGCCAGTAATCCCAGTCCTAAAAATAGTTTTTTCATAAATCAAATTTTACTTCCCAAAAACCTACAAACCAAATGCCAAAAAATAAGTCCAGGTTTCAGGAAATAAAGAAAGCCCGATTTAATCGGGCTTCTTTATTGAAATCAATAATTGATGTTTTTTCTTTTCTGATTAGAAAGTGTAGCTTAATCCTAACTGGATGTTTTCATTTCTAGAATCGTTGAAGTATTGACCTCTAGGAGTATCATTCTTACCGATTTTAGTGAATCCTGTTATGTATCTAGCATTAATACCCCAGTTGTCAGTAATTCTGTAACCTAAACCGATAGCACCTGCAGCATTGAATCTCTTAAGATCATCCAGAGCTTTGCTATCCCAGCTATTAGTTACGGTTTGACTGCCTTCTTTTAATTTGTTGTTAGCGTTTACTAAGTAACTGAATTCAGGACCAGCTTCAACATAGAATTTAGGAGTTACATTGAACTGTACCATTAATGGAACAGAGATATACCCTAAGTTAGTTTCGTTTTTTATTTTTTCACCATTTACATCAGCAGTAGATTTTGAACCCATGTAGTTGTAAATAACTTCTGGTTGGAAGTTGAACTTGTCAGAGATTGGCATGTTCATGAATACACCTCCGTTAAAACCAAATTTGTGTTGAGTATCGCTGAAGTTCCCTTCTGTAATTCTAGAAAGGTTACCACCACCTTTGATACCAAATCTGATTCCACTATTATTCGTAGTTTGGGCAAAAGCCATTGTACCTAGAACAATCCCTAGGCCTAAAAATACCTTTTTCATAATTTTAAATTTTACTTTACTTTGAGGTCATAACAATTACAAACAAAGTGCCAAAGAGGGTTTTTCTGGTATATAAAAGACGCTAAACATGACGAAAGTCATGTTTTTACGTATTTTAAATTATAGATTCAATATCTTTTTAAGAGAAATTATAATATTATGATAAATAGCCTTAGCAAATTGATTCAGAGGTATAAAAATCAGTTGAGGAGACAAAAATCTTAATAAAGTAAAGGAAAAGAAACCTCTTTTTAGAAGGAGTAAAGAATAAGAGGCTGGAGCTTGTAAAATTAGACTTGGTATAGACAAGGCTCCTCAGAAATCTTTTTTGCGAAGGTTTGGAGAGCTTACATATTAGTTGACTACAATGTGCCTTTTATATTGTATTGTAACAAGCTGTACGACGAGGATTCTTAATAGTTTGTTCGAGGTTCGTTCGACTATTGTTCGGGAATCCTTCGGAAAACTGCACTTTTTCCGAAGGATTCCCGAAGAGTCCTCGAAGAAGAGCCGAAGAAAGCATGCGAAAACTTAGTTAAAATAAATAATTCGTAAGGTTTCGTATGTAATTCTATATACCATGTCGCTGTATTTTATTCTAAAATTGAGGTCTATTTTTGAAAACAAGAATTAAAAACAGGGAAGTGAGAAAATAAAAAAAGGACTGTCAACTGACAGTCCTCTTATAATAATTGATGTTGTTTTTCTTAGAAAGTATAACCTAATCCTAATTGGAAGTTATTGTTCTTAACAGAATCTCCGTCATTATTTTTGATTGTATTAGTGAATCCTGCTGTGTAACGAGCATTGATGCTAATGTTTGGTGTAAATCTGTAACCAGCTCCAAGTCCTACACCGAAGTTGAAAGTATTAAATCCATCAGTACCACTAGTGTTCATACTTACTCCGCTCACTGTTCTTTTATTTTGTGCATCCACTAAGAACCCAAATTCAGGACCAGCTTCAAGATAGAAATCCGGAGTTGCATTATACTGAACCATTACTGGTACATTAATATATCCTAGATTTAATTTTCTGTCCGTTACATTGCCCATATCTTTGAATTTAGCACCTTGTTGGCTGTATACAACCTCTGGTTGAATGCTGAATTCAGATGAAATAGGAGCATTCATAAATACACCTGCGTAGAATCCAATTTTAGATTTTTCACCTATTGAATTCAAGTTAGTTAAGTCTGAAAGGTTACCACCAGCTTTAATACCGAATCTTGGACCAGCTGTAGATTGAGCGAATGCCATTGTACCTAATACAATACCTAATCCTAAAAATACCTTTTTCATAATTTTAAATTTTACTTTTTTTAATAATTTTAAACTTAATCTCTTTTTTGATGCTAGCATTATTTCAAATGGAATGCCAAACTTTATTTATTTTGACAAAAATGTCAAATTACTTTTATAGTTAACATTTAAAACATTGGTAATTACAATGTTTATGTTTTAATTTGGAATAAGTTTAAATAATTATATAAAGCTTAAATTATGCCTTATAGGCTTCTTTGTAGTATTGAATAGCAGTTTCTGTCTGACTTTTTGTTACCTCATAATCATACAGGCAATGACCTATTTTATCTATAATTGAGAATTTTATAATACCATTACTATTCTTCTTGTCATTCAGCATCAGATTGTAAATATCTTCATGGCTGAAACTATCAATAGAAAGGTATGGGTATATTGCCGTAATAGCATTGGTGATTTCTGCTAGAGTAGATTCATCTATCAATTGGTTAGAGTAGGAAAGGTGAGCCTCCATAATCATTCCTGCGGCTACAGCTTCACCATGTGGAACAGGAGTTTCCTGCTGAAGGAAAAGACTTTCTATAGCATGCCCTATTGTATGGCCAAAGTTAAGCGTTTTACGGACATTCTGTTCTTTGAAGTCTTGCTCTACTACATATTGCTTAATGTTCATAGAGTCCACTACAAATGGCTCTATGTTTTCTGGTGTTAATTCCAGTTGCTTTAGATTGTTCCAGTGTTGGTCAGAAGCGATAAGTCCATGTTTCAGCATCTCGGCAAAACCACTTCTTAGCTCAGTAAATGGTAATGTCTGTAAAAATTTTGGGTAAGCAAATATTTTTTCAGGTAAGGCGAATGTGCCGATAATGTTTTTGTAAAACTGATGGTCTATTCCTGTTTTTCCCCCTATAGAAGCATCTACCATAGACAATAAAGTTGTAGGTATATTAATGAATTTAATACCTCTTTTATATGTAGAAGCAACAAAACCACCCATATCAGTAATAACACCACCTCCAATATTAATCATCAAAGCATTTCTGTCAGTACCGAATTCCGAAAGAATCTCCCATAGCTGAGCAGCGGTCCCGATATTTTTTCCTTCTTCTCCGGCCTCAATCTCAATGATTTCGAACGGAATAGTAGTTTCCAAGTTTGCCAATACAGCAGGAAGGCAATATTCATGAGTATTTTCATCTACCAATAATAGAAGCAGGCTTGGTTTGATTTTACTAATATATTCGTTAAGCTGGCTGAAGTTGTCGTCTAAAAAGCTGATCATTCTGATTACTAATTTTTATATCATGCAAAAATACCGTTTTTGAATTGAAAAAAGTACTTAAAAGATAGTGTATTGTCCAGCATACTTTTACTAAATTTGCGAATCATAAATTTAATAGAAACAGAGATGAGTATTTTTGATAATACACAGATTGCATTTGCAGATAAAACAACAGACCAGTTGAGAAAAGCATACTGGATGTTCAAAGGTATTGAAAACCCTACACTAACGAATATGGGTGTTTCTATGCTTAACTTTACCGTAAAGAACAACTTTCCTTTTGTAGACGGAATTGTAAAGAAAACTTTATTCGAACAATTCTGTGGTGGTGAAACCCGTGAAGAAAGTATACAGGCGGTAAACAAGCTATGGAAAAGAGGGGTAGGAAGTATCTTCGATTACTCTGTAGAGGGTAAAGAAGATGAAGAAAGCTTTGACAAAATCTGCAATGAGATTAAAGATATTATCAAATTCTCTAAAGGTAATCCGGCGATACCGTTTGTGGTATTCAAGCCAACGGCTTTCGGAAGAATAGATCTTTATGAAGAAGTAGGTAAGGGAAGAGAACTTACAACAAGTGAAAAGGAAGAATGGGAGCGTGTAAGAACCCGTTTTGATGAAGTTTGTAAGTTGTGCCATGAAAACAATATTAAAGTAATGGTAGATGCTGAAGAATCCTGGATGCAGGATGCAGCAGATCACCTTACTGAAGAAATGATGGAAAAATACAATAAGGAAACTCCAATTGTATGGAATACCATCCAGATGTACAGAACTTTCAGACTGGAATATATGGAAGGACACTTGCAAAGAGCTCGTGAAAAAGGTTATTTCATTGGTTATAAAATTGTACGTGGTGCCTATATGGAAAAAGAGCGCGACAGAGCTATAAGAATGGGCTATCCTTCACCAATACAGCCTACTAAGCAAGCTACAGACGATAACTATAATGCAGGTATCGATTTTATTATGGGGCATCAGGATATTGTTTCAGCATTCTTCGGGACTCATAACGAGAAAAGTACCGAGCTGATAATGGATAAGATGAAAGCTGCAGGATTGTCAAACGATTCATCTCATGTATATTTCGGTCAGTTATACGGAATGTCTGATAATATTACGTTCTACCTTTCCAGCTTACACTATAATGTAGCTAAATATTTACCTTATGGTCCGGTGAAAGACGTAGTGCCATATTTAACACGTCGTGCGCAGGAAAATACTTCTGTGGCAGGACAGACAGGAAGAGAACTTTCTTTGATTCAGAAAGAAATAGAAAGAAGAAAGAAAAAATAAATAATCTTAAAATCTGAGATTGAGAAAATTTCCTGCTATAGAACTATAGAAGAAATACTCACTCTCAGATTTTTTATATTTTAGATAAAAATGATGTTTGCTCAGCTCATTTTGCCATTAAATATTAAAGGAACTTATACCTATAAAGTTCCTATTTTTTTATATGGTAAACTGGCGATCGGAATGCGTGTTGTAGTTCCTTTTGGCGGAAAAAAACTTTATACGGGGATTGTTGCTGAAATTCATGACAGAGAACCGGAAGCATTTTTACCAAAAGAAATTATTTCCGCTTTGGATAATGAAGCTATCCTGCCGGAGGAGCAACTGAAATTCTGGCAATGGGTTTCGGATTACTATTTGTGTAATGTAGGTGAAGTATACCGTTTTGCATTTCCTTCTTCTTTAAAACTGGAAAGCGAAACTTATGTAAAGAGGAATCCGGATGTAGAAGTTGACTATGAAGTACTGGATGTTCACGAGATACATCTGATGCAGGCATTGGAGGTAAAATCCGTGATTAATCTCCAGGAACTTGAAGCATTTATTCCCAGAAAAGAGGTTATGAAGACGCTTAACAGTCTGATCGACGAGCGTCTGATTGTTATTGATGAGAAAATTAGCGAAAAGTATAAAGCTAAAGAGGTTTCATATATCAGATTGAAAGAAGGGTTGCTGGAAAGTGTAGCGCTTCACGAAATCCTTTCGATACTGAATAAAGCGCCTAAACAAAAAGATCTTTTTCTGGCCATTCTGGATAAAGCAACCTCCGAAAATCCGTTTGTAAAAAAATCAGAACTCTTTGAAGATAAATTTTTCAGCAGCCAGCAGCTAAAAGCACTTGTTGATAAAGGTTATGTGGAAGAGTTTTATTTGCAAAAAGATCGTATAGACTCGTATGACGGGGATTTGGAGCAAATAGAACAGCTTACAGATCTTCAGCAAAAAGCTTTGTGGGAAATTGTAAAGCAGTATGAAGAGAAAGATGTTGTATTGCTACATGGTGTTACGGGATCTGGTAAAACCCACCTGTATATTTCCAAAATAGAAGAAACAGTAGCTTCCGGAAAGAATGTATTAATGCTTTTCCCGGAAGTCGCATTGACCAAGCAGATCACCCAAAGATTAGAGAAAAAATACGGACAATTACTCGGTTTTTATCATTCCAAATTAACCGACTTTGAAAAGGTTGAAATTTGGAGAAAAGTAAAAAATAACCAGTTGAAAATTGTTCTGGGAACTCGGAATGCACTCTTTTTACCATTTCAGAATCTTGGGATGGTAATTGTAGATGAAGAACACGATTCCCAATATAAAACAACAACTGTTCAGCCTTTTTTTAATGCAAAAGATGCGGCAATTGTTTTAGGAAAGTTTTACGAAGCAAAAGTTCTGCTGGGCAGTGCAACACCTTCTGTCGAATCTTATTATTCGGCCTTAACCAATAAAATTGGATTGGTGAAATTAGATGAACGTTTTGGCGAAAGCAAAGTTCCTAAGATAAACCTGATTGACTTTAAAGAAGCTCAGAATCTGAAAACTACTAATGGCAGCTTTACAATCCAAATGATTATGGAGATCAGGGAGCAATTGGAGCAGAAGAAGCAGGTTATCATCCTTCACAATCGCCGTGGATATGCCAATGTGATAGAATGTGAAAGTTGTGGTTATACACAATATTGTAGTAATTGCGATGTTGTGATGACTTATCATAAAGTATCTAACGAACTGAAGTGTCATTATTGTGGTCAGAGATCGGCAGTGCCTAAGCAATGTCCGTCTTGTCATTCCGAAAATCTTACAACAAAAGGTTTGGGAATCCAGCAATTGGAAGAAGAAGTTCAGCGTCTATTTCCTGAAGCAGAAGTTGGTCGAATGGATCTGGATGCTATGCGGACTAAATTTGCCTACGAAAAGTTCTTTGAAAGAGTAGAAAATCAGGAACTGGATATTATTATTGGTACCCAGATGATTTCTAAAGGACTGGATTTTGATCATGTAGATCTTGTTGTGGTTCCGAAATCTGATGCAATGCTGCATATTCAGGACTTCCGGGCAGAAGAAAGAGCTTATCAGCTATTCACTCAGATGGCCGGACGCGCCGGAAGAACTTCGCAACACGGAAGAATGCTGCTTCAGACTTATAATCCTTATCAGACCATTTTTGAGAAATTGTCAAAGGATCCGGATCACATATACGAATACTTTATTCAGGAAAGAAACAGATTCTTATATCCGCCTTTTGTGAAATTAATTTTCATAGAATTAAAGCACCGCCGGGAAGATAAAGTAGAAAGAGCATCCCAGTTTCTGGGCTCTGT is a window encoding:
- a CDS encoding proline dehydrogenase family protein, yielding MSIFDNTQIAFADKTTDQLRKAYWMFKGIENPTLTNMGVSMLNFTVKNNFPFVDGIVKKTLFEQFCGGETREESIQAVNKLWKRGVGSIFDYSVEGKEDEESFDKICNEIKDIIKFSKGNPAIPFVVFKPTAFGRIDLYEEVGKGRELTTSEKEEWERVRTRFDEVCKLCHENNIKVMVDAEESWMQDAADHLTEEMMEKYNKETPIVWNTIQMYRTFRLEYMEGHLQRAREKGYFIGYKIVRGAYMEKERDRAIRMGYPSPIQPTKQATDDNYNAGIDFIMGHQDIVSAFFGTHNEKSTELIMDKMKAAGLSNDSSHVYFGQLYGMSDNITFYLSSLHYNVAKYLPYGPVKDVVPYLTRRAQENTSVAGQTGRELSLIQKEIERRKKK
- the priA gene encoding replication restart helicase PriA, with the translated sequence MMFAQLILPLNIKGTYTYKVPIFLYGKLAIGMRVVVPFGGKKLYTGIVAEIHDREPEAFLPKEIISALDNEAILPEEQLKFWQWVSDYYLCNVGEVYRFAFPSSLKLESETYVKRNPDVEVDYEVLDVHEIHLMQALEVKSVINLQELEAFIPRKEVMKTLNSLIDERLIVIDEKISEKYKAKEVSYIRLKEGLLESVALHEILSILNKAPKQKDLFLAILDKATSENPFVKKSELFEDKFFSSQQLKALVDKGYVEEFYLQKDRIDSYDGDLEQIEQLTDLQQKALWEIVKQYEEKDVVLLHGVTGSGKTHLYISKIEETVASGKNVLMLFPEVALTKQITQRLEKKYGQLLGFYHSKLTDFEKVEIWRKVKNNQLKIVLGTRNALFLPFQNLGMVIVDEEHDSQYKTTTVQPFFNAKDAAIVLGKFYEAKVLLGSATPSVESYYSALTNKIGLVKLDERFGESKVPKINLIDFKEAQNLKTTNGSFTIQMIMEIREQLEQKKQVIILHNRRGYANVIECESCGYTQYCSNCDVVMTYHKVSNELKCHYCGQRSAVPKQCPSCHSENLTTKGLGIQQLEEEVQRLFPEAEVGRMDLDAMRTKFAYEKFFERVENQELDIIIGTQMISKGLDFDHVDLVVVPKSDAMLHIQDFRAEERAYQLFTQMAGRAGRTSQHGRMLLQTYNPYQTIFEKLSKDPDHIYEYFIQERNRFLYPPFVKLIFIELKHRREDKVERASQFLGSVLRKYLPEECILGPEKSQIFRINNLYQYQILLKLPKGKKYNLFKQFVSTSIDEFNEISGYKSVKLNLYVDF